The following proteins come from a genomic window of Shewanella halifaxensis HAW-EB4:
- a CDS encoding MFS transporter, with the protein MDISACKPHKNSTFVPVAGLSFFAIASGFLMSLIPLSLASFGMDSSLVAWLASIFYLGILVGTTCIQTIVAKIGHRVSLMLFLAMLTLTIVAMLAMPTAAVWLTARFLAGFAVAGVFVVVESWLLMADSAKQRAKRLGLYMTSLYGGTALGQLAIGPLGINGVTPFLWVIGLLMLAILPPLLIKKGQPESLEHEKISMREVRKISLPAVIGCLVSGLLLGPIYGLMPSYINGQFASTERTAFLMAVIILGGMLIQPLVSYLSTRVSKSLLMALFCLLGTIGIVGIADGTSIAIITVSYFLLGASCFALYPIAISLACETMVLEKIVAATELMLLSYSVGSVFGPVIAEHSSTSAHSLITYLAVVLLTTSIYMLIKSLQNTRSGHTPAIG; encoded by the coding sequence GTGGACATTTCTGCCTGCAAACCACACAAAAACAGTACCTTCGTACCTGTTGCTGGTTTATCGTTTTTTGCTATCGCTTCAGGCTTTCTAATGAGTCTTATTCCATTGTCACTTGCATCATTTGGCATGGATAGCTCGTTAGTCGCATGGTTAGCTAGCATCTTCTATCTAGGTATCTTAGTTGGTACAACCTGCATTCAAACAATCGTGGCTAAAATAGGGCACAGAGTTTCACTGATGCTTTTTCTTGCCATGTTAACCCTGACAATCGTTGCGATGCTGGCTATGCCGACAGCAGCTGTCTGGCTGACCGCACGTTTTCTCGCCGGCTTTGCCGTTGCGGGTGTGTTTGTGGTCGTTGAGTCTTGGCTACTGATGGCTGATAGCGCAAAGCAGAGGGCTAAGCGTTTAGGTCTCTATATGACATCGCTCTACGGTGGTACTGCGCTGGGTCAGCTAGCGATTGGACCATTAGGCATCAATGGTGTCACCCCATTCCTTTGGGTTATAGGTTTACTCATGTTAGCTATCTTGCCACCTCTTTTAATCAAAAAAGGTCAGCCAGAAAGCCTTGAGCATGAGAAGATCAGCATGCGTGAAGTGAGAAAGATCAGCTTACCAGCTGTGATCGGTTGCTTAGTCTCAGGCCTGTTACTAGGGCCAATTTATGGCCTAATGCCAAGCTATATCAATGGCCAGTTTGCCAGTACCGAACGAACTGCATTTTTAATGGCGGTGATTATCTTAGGTGGTATGTTAATACAACCTTTAGTGAGCTACCTGTCGACAAGGGTTAGTAAGAGCCTATTGATGGCGCTATTTTGCCTACTCGGTACTATCGGTATCGTTGGTATCGCCGATGGTACCTCAATTGCGATTATCACCGTAAGTTACTTCTTACTCGGTGCTAGCTGCTTTGCGCTCTACCCTATTGCTATCTCGCTGGCCTGTGAGACGATGGTACTAGAGAAGATTGTTGCTGCGACAGAGCTAATGCTACTGAGCTACAGTGTCGGCTCGGTATTTGGACCCGTCATTGCTGAGCACAGCAGTACTTCGGCGCATTCGCTGATCACTTACCTTGCGGTGGTATTGCTGACGACATCAATTTACATGTTGATTAAGAGTCTGCAAAACACTCGTAGCGGACACACTCCAGCAATTGGTTAA